From the Lathyrus oleraceus cultivar Zhongwan6 chromosome 4, CAAS_Psat_ZW6_1.0, whole genome shotgun sequence genome, one window contains:
- the LOC127074885 gene encoding zinc finger BED domain-containing protein DAYSLEEPER-like produces MLKTFQQNSSNFDMDGHDSVMDFETEEHIGSTPPVSNNAGLLPQKRKNRSESWNHFTPMSSNTEMSKLAKCKHCGSLIKYNGGTSAMLAHLRRCSDNPDNAVNVTMHEPSSSSMENREAVVNSSPSAPKFDQEVSRMDLTKMFVAMELPFQKVEHPYLHRFIYGLQPKFKFTSRNTLARDILKNWDVEKAKMKTILSQNCRRVCITTDTWTSTQDSNYMCLTGHYIDNNWKLQKHILNFTQVTDYTGEIMAKTVKKCLNGWELNRVLSVTVDNASSNDVGIQHPVI; encoded by the coding sequence ATGCTTAAAACTTTTCAACAAAATTCTAGTAACTTCGATATGGATGGTCATGACAGTGTTATGGACTTTGAGACAGAAGAACATATTGGTTCTACACCTCCAGTTTCTAATAATGCTGGTTTGTTGCCTCAAAAGCGTAAAAATCGGTCAGAATCATGGAATCATTTTACACCGATGTCGTCGAACACAGAAATGTCAAAGTTAGCAAAATGCAAGCATTGTGGCTCCTTAATCAAGTATAATGGTGGAACAAGCGCTATGCTAGCTCATTTGAGAAGATGTAGTGATAATCCAGACAATGCGGTGAATGTGACGATGCATGAACCATCTTCAAGCTCAATGGAAAATAGGGAAGCGGTTGTTAATTCATCTCCTTCGGCTCCCAAATTTGACCAAGAAGTTAGCCGAATGGACTTGACAAAAATGTTTGTAGCCATGGAACTTCCGTTTCAAAAGGTAGAGCATCCATATTTACATAGGTTCATTTATGGCTTACAACCAAAATTTAAGTTCACATCACGCAATACACTAGCACGTGATATTTTGAAGAATTGGGACGTGGAGAAAGCGAAGATGAAGACTATTTTGTCACAAAATTGTCGCCGAGTTTGTATCACTACAGACACATGGACATCTACCCAAGACTCTAATTACATGTGTCTTACAGGGCATTACATTGATAACAATTGGAAGCTACAAAAACATATTTTGAATTTTACTCAAGTCACAGACTACACAGGAGAGATTATGGCCAAAACAGTTAAGAAGTGCTTAAATGGTTGGGAACTAAATCGTGTGCTTAGTGTTACCGTGGACAATGCATCTTCAAATGACGTCGGAATTCAACATCCTGTCATTTGA